Within the Chromobacterium paludis genome, the region CGCAGCTGGCGGTCACTTGCAGCGGATGGTCGGGCGCGGGGTCGTCCACGCTGGCGCCGCTGGCCGTCAGCTTGGCGTCGTCGGCAGCGCTCCAGTTGATTTTGGCGCCGCCTACGCAGCCTTCGCTGCTGGCGCTCAATCGGGCGCCGCGCGCGCCGTATACGTCCAGCGTCAGCTTGGCTTGCTCTTGCAGATTGCTGGTGCTGCGGCCGCCTTGCTCATCGCTGCCGCCTCCGCAGCCCGCCAGCGTGCCTATCATCGCCATGCTGATGCTGAGCGTGCTGAGACGCCACGTTGTTGTTGCCCTGGGCATGTAATCTCCTTTGCATCCGGTCACGGATATTTTTACGTGCATGTTGTTTGTTAATTTTCATGAAATGCACGAAGAAATATTAATGACAAAGGTATTTTTTGCAAATGGGGATGGTGGACGCCGCCCGACGGACGCGCCCGCTCCGGCCGAATGGGAAACGGGACGCGACATTGAAAAATAAGTAGAAATAGCTAGGCGCGGGCAGGAAGAAGGAGCGACTGGGCTGGGCGCGGCCATCAGCCATAAGTCATATTTTGTGTCATTTTTGAGACATGAAACCTGACCCAGGCAAGCTCCTGGCGGTTAGGGGCGCGCAGGCTGCCGGCTCACCAGAGCAAGGGCAGCAGGCCCAGCGCCGCCAGCGCCAGCAAAAAGCCAAGGCTCTGCCGTCCGGCCGCGCGCGCGCCCAGCATGCAGGCGTAGACGCCCTTGGCCACGTTGTTGCCGGCCACGGCGATCAGGATGGCCGATCCGGCCACCGGCAGCGGCGTCAGCTGCGGCGTGGATTGGGTGATGCCCATGATGAAGGGGTCCACGTCGCTGACGCCCATCACCGCCGCCAGCGTATAGACGCCGGCCGATCCCAGGTATTGCGCGGCCAGCCGGGTGGCCACCAGCATGGCGATGAACAGCAGGGCGAACAGGACGGCGGCGCCGATCTCCAGCGGGTTTTGCGGCCGGTAGTCGCTATGCTTGCCGGCTTCCGGCGGCGGGCCGCTGCGCGACCACAGCCAGCCGCCCAGCAGCGCCAGCGCCGCCAGCGCGCTGAAGGCCGGCCACAGCCGCAGCAGCAGCGCGAAGTTGAACAGGGCGAGGAAGGCCATCAAGCGCAGATACATCACGCCGGAAGCCATCAGGATGGCGCCTGAGAACAGCCGCGGCGTGGCGCCCTCGGCGGAGCGGCGCGCCATCACCACGGTGGTGACGGTGGAGGAGTAGGCGCCGCCGGCCAGCGCGGCCAGCAGCAGGCCGCCGCTGCCCTGGCGCAGCTTTTGCAGCAAGTAGCTGCCGTAGGACACGGCGCTGACCGCCACCACCACCAGCCAGGTCTTGAACGGATTGATCTGGAAGCGGCCGATGGTCTCGTCGGGCAGCAGCGGCAGGATCACCGCCGCCAGCAGCAGGAATTGGGTGAAGGTCAGGATATCGGCCGGGTCTATGCGTTGCGCCAGGCTTTCCAGCCGCGATTTGAACTCCAGCAGCAAGAGGCTGGCCACGGTCAGCGTGGTGGCCAGCCAGTACAGCTCGCGGCAGACCAGCACGCCGATCAGATAGGTGGCCAGTCCTGACATCTCGCTGGTGACGCCGGAATAGCCTGATGAACCCAGCTTGTGCCAATACGACATCAGCAAAAAGGCCGCCACCACGGCAAAGCCTAGCCCGACCAGCGCCCAATCGCCGCCGGACAGCGCCGCGGCGACGTAGCCGATCAGCCCGATCAACGGGTAGGTGCGCACGCCGCCGAAGACGTAATGTTCGCCGCCGGCCTTGCGCTCTTCGCGCTCCAGTCCGATCAAGAAGGCCAGGAACAGCACCAGGGTGATTTGCGTCGCCTCGGGCGGCAGCCAGTCCAGGTAGCGCATGGGCAGGATTTCCAGTTGGGAGCAGTATTCCGTGCACGATATCCCGATGGCGTGGCGCTGTACACTGGCGGCCTGCCGGCTCCTTGTCATACTCAATGGATTTTTGCTGTTGTGCCTGGTGCCGCAGCAGGGCGGACGGAGACGCGGGAGCGGGCTGGGATGGGGCGAGGCAGAAGGGGGCGAAATGCGCGGAGCAGCCGTTTGCGGCGGGGACAGGCCACCGCCGCGCCGGGAAACCTATCCCGGCTTATTCCGTCGGCAGGTAGCCGGCCGGATGGGTCACCGACACGATGCCGCCGGAAACTTGCTCCACTTCCGCTTGTTCCAGGCGAACCATGGCAGCCAGTTCCACGCTGGTTTCCAGTTGGGTTTCGAAGTCAGCGGCTTGCAGGGTTTCGTTCTTCTTCATTTTGTTGCCTTTCATAGACAGGTTGAGAGTGAGGCGGCTGGCGCCGCTCTTGTTATGACTGGGAAGGCGCGGCGTCGCGGCGCGGCGGCACTCTCGCCTCGGCGATGCCCGACGGCGCCTGCAAATCCTGGGTGATGACGCGCGCGCAGCGCATGCAGGCGTCTTGGCCATGCTGGTGCCACCACACGCAGTCTGGGCGGATGGCGCAGTAAGCCAGTTCCTCGCTGATGGGGGACACTTTGTCGATGATGCGGTTGACCAGCGTGCATTGCTCGCTGGCGGCGTCGTGGTGGGCGCATTTGCCGCCGGCGCATGGCCCGGCGGTGCGGAACACTTCGCCGGGCGCGATGCCGTTCAGTTTGGCGGCGTCGATCTGCTCCACCGGCATGGCCTGCTTCAGATAAATGATGCGGCGATCGCCCGCGCTGCCGCCCAGCATGCCGAACACGCGCTGGCCGTTGGCGTGGAAGTCGGCGCTGGGACAGGCGGCGTGTTCTTTTTTCATGCGCTTGGCTCCATTCGGATGGGCGGCGATCTGGTCAGATAGCCGGGATAGGGAATTTATAGACAATGACAATTGAATTGAAAATATGATTTTTATGCATAAAATTCAAAAAGCAACTAAAGTCTACGCTATTAAATTTAAATGACATTTAAATTTAATGTCGACGCACAAGACGACAGCGATGTTTCAG harbors:
- a CDS encoding MgtC/SapB family protein; translation: MRYLDWLPPEATQITLVLFLAFLIGLEREERKAGGEHYVFGGVRTYPLIGLIGYVAAALSGGDWALVGLGFAVVAAFLLMSYWHKLGSSGYSGVTSEMSGLATYLIGVLVCRELYWLATTLTVASLLLLEFKSRLESLAQRIDPADILTFTQFLLLAAVILPLLPDETIGRFQINPFKTWLVVVAVSAVSYGSYLLQKLRQGSGGLLLAALAGGAYSSTVTTVVMARRSAEGATPRLFSGAILMASGVMYLRLMAFLALFNFALLLRLWPAFSALAALALLGGWLWSRSGPPPEAGKHSDYRPQNPLEIGAAVLFALLFIAMLVATRLAAQYLGSAGVYTLAAVMGVSDVDPFIMGITQSTPQLTPLPVAGSAILIAVAGNNVAKGVYACMLGARAAGRQSLGFLLALAALGLLPLLW
- a CDS encoding nitrogen fixation protein, with product MKKEHAACPSADFHANGQRVFGMLGGSAGDRRIIYLKQAMPVEQIDAAKLNGIAPGEVFRTAGPCAGGKCAHHDAASEQCTLVNRIIDKVSPISEELAYCAIRPDCVWWHQHGQDACMRCARVITQDLQAPSGIAEARVPPRRDAAPSQS